One part of the Bacillota bacterium genome encodes these proteins:
- a CDS encoding cob(I)yrinic acid a,c-diamide adenosyltransferase: MPEPGIVQIYTGNSKGKTTAAIGQTIRAIGHGWRAAFIQFMKGSSYYGELTTLTKLAPAVEVWQYGRICSHNALIKQGESDCLACGQCFVEKGKATDFDHFYSKKAVERSLNIVGGGEFQLVVLDEILNAVYFELVTEATVHEIIDKKPASVELILTGRNLTDSIAERAQLITEMKQVRHPYEVGIPARRGIEY, encoded by the coding sequence ATGCCTGAACCCGGTATCGTTCAAATTTATACTGGTAACAGCAAAGGCAAGACGACGGCTGCCATAGGACAAACTATCCGCGCAATCGGGCACGGTTGGCGCGCAGCGTTTATTCAGTTTATGAAGGGCAGTAGTTACTATGGAGAGCTTACAACATTGACGAAGTTGGCGCCGGCTGTTGAGGTTTGGCAATATGGACGCATATGTTCCCATAATGCATTGATTAAGCAAGGAGAAAGCGATTGCCTGGCCTGTGGTCAATGTTTTGTCGAGAAAGGCAAAGCGACTGATTTTGACCACTTTTACTCAAAGAAAGCTGTGGAGCGTAGCCTCAACATAGTCGGCGGTGGCGAGTTCCAATTAGTTGTTCTGGATGAAATCCTTAATGCTGTTTACTTTGAATTGGTAACTGAAGCCACCGTCCATGAAATCATTGATAAAAAACCAGCCTCGGTGGAGCTGATTCTCACGGGTCGAAACCTGACTGATTCGATTGCAGAGCGGGCACAGTTAATTACCGAAATGAAACAGGTGCGACACCCTTATGAAGTTGGCATTCCGGCCAGAAGAGGGATTGAATATTAA
- the aroH gene encoding chorismate mutase, with translation MDGMISGAIRGATAPVENTRQSIATAAVELVSQICLRNQLQSADIVYIMFSATQDLDAAYPAEAVRAVGFQQVPMFCVQEMHVVNSLAACLRVLVVTNKPGEYRPQHVYLGAAQGLRPDLVEE, from the coding sequence GTGGATGGAATGATAAGTGGGGCAATTAGGGGCGCCACGGCGCCGGTGGAAAATACTCGTCAGAGTATCGCCACTGCCGCGGTGGAACTGGTAAGTCAGATCTGCCTCAGAAATCAGCTGCAAAGCGCTGATATTGTATACATAATGTTTTCCGCAACCCAGGATTTGGACGCCGCATACCCTGCCGAGGCGGTTAGGGCTGTCGGCTTTCAGCAGGTTCCTATGTTTTGTGTCCAGGAAATGCATGTAGTAAATTCACTGGCCGCCTGCCTCCGAGTTTTGGTAGTCACAAACAAGCCAGGGGAGTACCGGCCTCAGCATGTTTACTTGGGTGCAGCCCAGGGGTTGCGTCCGGATCTGGTGGAGGAATAA
- the aroF gene encoding 3-deoxy-7-phosphoheptulonate synthase, which produces MYEKHYPGHKSVFKLNDIAIGEDFVIAAGPCAVESEQQLKAVINQIYPYVHVVRGGLFKARTSPHAFSGVGSSGIDWLTEVSQKYDKPVVVEALDREQLALLAPKIDIIQIGARNMYNYPLLAAAAATERIILLKRHFAATVDELLLAAEHILTQGNPNVILCERGIRTFETRTRNCLDLGAVAALKQLTHLPIFVDPSHAAGDASLVPPLCRAAVAAGADGLLLEVHQAPAKALSDGPQSLTPSQLKQICVDVNAILSGVFCRDSRINVEF; this is translated from the coding sequence ATGTATGAAAAACACTATCCTGGTCACAAGTCGGTATTTAAGCTCAATGATATTGCCATTGGCGAAGACTTTGTCATTGCAGCCGGACCTTGCGCCGTTGAGAGTGAACAGCAGTTGAAGGCGGTAATAAACCAAATTTACCCCTATGTCCATGTGGTCAGGGGAGGCCTATTTAAGGCGAGAACCTCTCCCCACGCTTTTAGCGGTGTCGGCAGCAGCGGAATTGATTGGTTGACAGAGGTCAGCCAAAAATATGACAAGCCCGTGGTTGTTGAGGCTCTTGATAGAGAACAATTAGCGCTATTGGCTCCCAAAATAGATATCATTCAGATTGGCGCCCGTAACATGTATAATTACCCTTTGTTGGCGGCGGCTGCGGCCACAGAACGGATTATCTTGCTTAAGCGGCACTTTGCAGCCACTGTGGACGAGTTATTGTTGGCTGCCGAGCATATACTCACCCAGGGTAATCCCAATGTCATTCTTTGTGAACGTGGAATCAGGACATTTGAAACAAGGACTCGTAATTGCCTCGATTTGGGCGCGGTTGCAGCTTTGAAGCAATTAACGCATTTGCCGATTTTTGTGGACCCTTCCCATGCCGCCGGCGATGCCAGTCTTGTCCCCCCATTATGCCGTGCTGCTGTGGCCGCCGGCGCAGACGGGTTATTGCTTGAGGTGCATCAGGCGCCTGCCAAGGCGCTGTCGGATGGCCCCCAATCGCTGACCCCCAGCCAACTGAAGCAGATATGTGTTGACGTTAATGCAATCCTGTCTGGAGTTTTTTGCAGGGATTCAAGAATTAACGTCGAATTTTAA
- a CDS encoding (d)CMP kinase: MRTNKISVVFDGPAGVGKSTIAKTLAYRLNFQYIDTGAMYRTATLLALEHSLPLEADSERAIVDLVTAYMFRFVPDCTGSFRTYYGGRDVSELIRSEAVSAGVSLVAKLPGVRNALTEIQRQLAAESDVVMEGRDIGTVVLPHARYKFFLTASADKRAERRYLELKQTSEEVSLEAVRTNILTRDHLDSTRAVAPLSIPEDAIVIDTTELTIPEVLDKVLSVVNKC; this comes from the coding sequence ATGAGGACAAATAAAATTTCTGTTGTATTTGACGGACCGGCGGGGGTGGGCAAGAGCACTATTGCCAAAACCCTGGCTTACCGGTTAAACTTTCAATATATCGATACCGGGGCTATGTACCGGACAGCCACACTATTGGCGTTGGAGCATAGTTTGCCCCTGGAAGCGGACAGTGAACGTGCTATCGTCGATTTGGTTACAGCATATATGTTCCGGTTTGTGCCTGATTGCACAGGCAGCTTTCGCACCTATTATGGCGGGCGTGATGTCAGTGAGCTTATTCGCAGCGAAGCAGTTTCCGCCGGAGTATCACTGGTGGCCAAGCTGCCAGGCGTGCGCAACGCGCTTACTGAAATCCAGCGGCAATTGGCTGCCGAAAGTGATGTTGTAATGGAAGGTCGGGATATAGGCACAGTGGTTCTGCCCCACGCGAGATATAAGTTTTTTCTCACTGCTTCCGCGGATAAACGTGCGGAGCGACGCTATTTAGAATTGAAGCAAACATCTGAGGAAGTAAGTTTGGAGGCAGTCCGAACAAATATCTTAACCCGGGACCATCTTGACAGCACCAGGGCTGTGGCGCCGCTTTCTATTCCCGAGGATGCAATTGTGATTGACACCACCGAACTGACTATTCCCGAGGTTCTGGATAAAGTGCTTTCTGTGGTGAATAAGTGCTAG
- a CDS encoding bifunctional 4-hydroxy-3-methylbut-2-enyl diphosphate reductase/30S ribosomal protein S1: MKVIISEYAGFCPGVKRALKKAEDVAAVGPVLTHGPLVHNTDMLAHLEAKGIKAAEDFQQGTDTVVLRSHGVGPEVADDLAAKGYNVIDGTCPYVTRIHNLVRDISRQGKHIVIIGKDDHPEVEGIKGWSESSLTVVDSIEDAEGASIPIPAAAVIQTTYNLDKLKDILKILRSRYPDLDIIDTICPTTKDRQREVAQLAAKVDLMLVIGGANSSNTRELVNICSQSGVPTHHIQNKSQLELNWFNNIQTVGIAAGASTPEWIIREVVDVVNEINNDGVETKEETSEILEQETKPIAVGDIVVGEVVQVNPDEILVDVGYKLEGLIRKDELSFRRVDDCSELVAVGDSIEAEVTKLSDDLLEMSARKVAQSKAWTKVKEAFENQTPLTAPVVEVVKGGLIVDLGLRGFMPASLVDLRFVEDLNQFVGQEVTILVIELERRRNKVIVSRKAYLLKELEEKKSETLANLEEGSVVKGIVRRLTNFGAFVDIGGIDGLIHISELAHNRVEHPSEVLSENQEVDVYVLKVDPEEERVSLSLKETLPDPWTQIGKEFKAGDVVEGKVVRLADFGAFVELIPGVDGLVHVSQISEEHVEKPGDVLSVGEDVKVKILDIDTQAKRVSLSIREATRTPRKPAKEEKSQEQGSIGVTIGERLGNLFDQSDE, from the coding sequence ATGAAGGTAATTATTTCAGAGTATGCAGGTTTTTGCCCGGGAGTAAAACGGGCGCTAAAAAAAGCAGAAGACGTCGCCGCGGTAGGCCCGGTGCTGACTCATGGCCCCCTGGTTCATAACACCGATATGCTTGCCCATCTTGAGGCCAAAGGGATAAAGGCCGCGGAGGATTTTCAACAGGGAACAGACACTGTTGTCCTGCGTTCCCATGGAGTGGGGCCTGAGGTCGCCGATGATTTGGCCGCCAAGGGATACAATGTAATTGATGGCACCTGCCCGTATGTGACCCGGATTCATAATCTTGTTCGGGATATTAGTCGACAGGGTAAGCACATAGTTATAATTGGTAAAGATGATCACCCGGAAGTTGAAGGTATAAAGGGTTGGTCAGAATCCAGCCTGACTGTGGTGGATAGTATCGAAGATGCCGAAGGAGCCAGCATCCCTATACCGGCTGCAGCTGTTATTCAAACGACCTACAACCTGGATAAATTAAAGGATATTCTAAAGATTCTTCGCTCCCGTTACCCGGATTTGGACATAATTGATACGATATGTCCAACCACAAAAGATCGCCAACGGGAGGTCGCCCAATTGGCGGCTAAAGTAGATTTGATGTTGGTTATTGGCGGCGCCAACAGTTCTAATACAAGAGAGTTAGTTAACATTTGTTCGCAATCCGGTGTTCCGACACATCATATACAAAACAAATCGCAGCTTGAGCTCAACTGGTTTAATAACATCCAAACCGTTGGCATTGCTGCCGGTGCGTCTACACCGGAATGGATTATAAGGGAGGTAGTTGACGTGGTGAATGAAATTAATAATGATGGCGTTGAAACAAAGGAGGAGACCAGCGAAATTTTGGAACAAGAAACTAAACCGATCGCGGTTGGCGATATAGTAGTTGGCGAGGTTGTTCAGGTGAATCCAGACGAAATCCTGGTCGATGTTGGCTACAAGTTGGAAGGTCTTATCCGTAAAGATGAGCTGTCCTTCCGTCGGGTGGACGACTGCAGCGAATTGGTCGCTGTTGGCGACTCCATCGAAGCGGAAGTGACCAAGCTGTCTGATGATTTACTGGAGATGTCAGCCCGTAAGGTTGCCCAGTCCAAAGCCTGGACCAAGGTCAAAGAGGCTTTCGAAAACCAGACACCCCTTACCGCTCCTGTAGTTGAAGTGGTAAAGGGCGGCCTGATTGTCGACTTGGGGTTGAGAGGGTTTATGCCTGCTTCCTTGGTTGACTTGCGTTTCGTTGAAGACCTCAACCAATTTGTTGGTCAGGAAGTGACCATCTTGGTCATTGAGTTGGAACGCCGACGCAACAAGGTTATTGTCTCCAGGAAGGCGTATCTGCTCAAAGAACTGGAAGAAAAGAAATCCGAGACTCTGGCCAATTTGGAAGAAGGCTCGGTAGTCAAAGGGATCGTCCGCCGACTCACCAATTTTGGCGCATTTGTCGACATTGGCGGTATCGACGGCCTGATTCATATTTCCGAACTGGCCCATAATCGGGTGGAACATCCCAGTGAAGTTCTCTCCGAGAACCAAGAGGTCGACGTCTATGTCCTCAAGGTCGATCCTGAGGAAGAACGGGTATCCTTAAGCCTGAAAGAAACCTTGCCTGATCCCTGGACTCAAATTGGCAAAGAATTTAAAGCCGGGGACGTTGTAGAAGGTAAGGTTGTCCGTCTTGCCGATTTTGGCGCTTTTGTGGAGCTGATTCCCGGCGTCGACGGTCTGGTGCATGTATCCCAGATTTCTGAAGAACATGTGGAGAAACCCGGAGATGTGTTGAGTGTTGGTGAGGATGTTAAGGTTAAAATCCTTGACATTGATACACAGGCAAAGCGGGTAAGTCTCAGCATTCGGGAAGCAACTCGCACCCCGCGTAAACCAGCCAAAGAAGAAAAGTCCCAAGAGCAGGGTTCAATTGGGGTTACTATCGGCGAACGGCTTGGCAATTTGTTTGACCAGTCGGATGAGTAA
- a CDS encoding type 2 isopentenyl-diphosphate Delta-isomerase encodes MSKFRAQRKHEHLALALQGSRCSFATYFDDIQLPHDCLTTVNPGEVDLSGSLCGYPVDVPFFINAITGGTLRTMTVNMNLAQVAKRFQVPMAVGSQTAALDNKRMEKTFRIVRKLNPHGLIMANVSASTPPALALRAVDMLDAQILQLHLNPAQEFIMPEGDRPKSGLLNNIAEICSRASVPVIVKEVGFGILPAQYKQLTTLGVQGIDISGTGGTNFAVIEGRRNCGDWWRPFTNWGYPTPVCVALCAPLKTTGVDLVASGGITDGLKSLKLLALGADSTGIAGHYVQLLIRQGPEAANLFTANLIRQLRVGLALMGLKSIGELRNQKPHIGGKLAALLACYSQNKV; translated from the coding sequence ATGAGTAAATTTAGAGCTCAAAGAAAGCATGAACATCTGGCCCTTGCCCTACAAGGGTCCAGATGTTCTTTTGCTACATACTTCGATGACATTCAGCTTCCCCATGATTGTCTGACGACGGTTAACCCCGGTGAGGTTGATCTTTCTGGCAGCCTATGCGGTTATCCGGTTGATGTTCCTTTTTTTATTAACGCGATTACCGGTGGCACCCTGCGCACGATGACTGTCAACATGAATTTGGCTCAGGTCGCCAAGCGCTTCCAAGTACCAATGGCCGTTGGGTCACAAACGGCGGCCTTAGACAATAAACGTATGGAGAAGACATTCCGGATAGTCCGAAAACTCAATCCCCATGGACTAATTATGGCCAATGTCAGCGCCAGTACCCCGCCGGCACTGGCATTGCGAGCGGTAGATATGCTGGATGCCCAGATTTTGCAGCTTCATCTAAACCCTGCTCAGGAGTTTATTATGCCAGAAGGAGACAGGCCTAAATCGGGGTTGCTGAACAATATCGCAGAAATTTGTTCCCGCGCATCGGTTCCTGTTATTGTTAAGGAAGTGGGCTTTGGGATTTTGCCTGCTCAATATAAACAATTGACTACGCTCGGCGTCCAGGGCATCGATATCAGCGGGACAGGCGGGACAAATTTTGCCGTGATCGAGGGCCGACGCAACTGCGGCGATTGGTGGCGGCCGTTTACCAACTGGGGCTATCCCACCCCGGTCTGCGTTGCTCTTTGTGCTCCGCTTAAAACCACGGGGGTCGATTTAGTCGCTTCCGGAGGGATAACCGATGGGTTGAAGAGCTTAAAGCTGCTGGCGTTGGGGGCCGATTCCACAGGAATAGCCGGGCATTATGTGCAGTTGCTCATACGGCAGGGCCCCGAGGCGGCTAATTTGTTTACAGCTAACTTAATCCGCCAGCTGCGAGTGGGGTTAGCATTGATGGGACTAAAATCCATCGGCGAACTGCGCAATCAAAAACCTCATATTGGCGGTAAGCTGGCGGCGCTGCTGGCTTGTTACTCACAAAACAAGGTCTGA
- a CDS encoding DUF1614 domain-containing protein, with product MVQPKIRNRREEANLNLSPLVLTILAALIFLGLLQRTLDRMRLSDRAALVIIGLMFVGTYLPDIAIGLLRINIGGALVPLAMIIYLVGTADTRIEQIRAVLAIIATTVAILVVDRVLPQEPGVMFLDPMYAYGIVAGIIGYLAGRSRRSAFVGATAGVLLADSLVAFWRIPLGMVQYIGGAGIFDSTLIAGVLAVGTAELIGESRELVAPDERRKGKE from the coding sequence ATGGTGCAACCTAAGATAAGGAATCGAAGGGAGGAAGCGAACTTGAATTTAAGTCCGTTGGTGTTAACAATTCTGGCGGCACTGATTTTTCTGGGTCTCCTCCAGAGGACTCTCGACAGAATGCGGCTCAGTGATCGTGCGGCCTTGGTGATAATCGGATTAATGTTTGTTGGCACTTACTTGCCGGATATAGCTATCGGATTATTGCGGATAAACATTGGCGGAGCGCTTGTGCCGCTGGCGATGATTATTTATTTGGTTGGCACGGCCGATACCAGGATTGAGCAAATCCGAGCTGTTTTGGCGATAATCGCCACCACAGTCGCCATTTTGGTTGTGGATCGTGTGTTACCCCAGGAGCCGGGAGTTATGTTTTTAGACCCGATGTATGCCTACGGGATTGTTGCCGGTATAATCGGCTATCTGGCAGGCCGGTCGCGGCGCTCAGCGTTTGTTGGCGCCACTGCCGGGGTGCTTTTGGCGGATTCTTTAGTGGCGTTTTGGCGAATCCCCCTGGGAATGGTTCAGTACATCGGCGGCGCTGGAATATTTGATTCGACTTTAATTGCCGGCGTGCTTGCTGTTGGCACTGCTGAACTGATTGGGGAAAGCAGGGAACTTGTGGCGCCGGATGAGCGCAGAAAGGGGAAGGAATAA
- a CDS encoding DUF3189 family protein, with protein sequence MRMNSTVVVTEIKKIIIYHCYGGSHSSAVAAALHTGLLKPEQAVSDNYLLSLPYFDTQKADDHGVLQFVGTDENGNLVFSVGLETVGPSVITALKATLAIFGQHYQHMHFIDTLPAVNLWMKLGGVCSRALGLKQIGRPLVTYGVKKAIYDLQKIVDVVKEERI encoded by the coding sequence TTGCGGATGAATTCGACGGTGGTGGTGACAGAAATCAAGAAAATTATTATTTATCACTGCTACGGCGGTTCACATTCGTCGGCAGTTGCTGCCGCTTTGCATACCGGACTGCTAAAGCCAGAGCAGGCAGTTTCGGACAATTATTTGTTGAGCCTGCCGTATTTTGATACACAAAAAGCAGATGACCATGGAGTGCTGCAATTTGTGGGCACTGATGAGAACGGAAATTTGGTGTTTTCGGTCGGCCTGGAAACGGTAGGGCCGTCTGTGATTACTGCATTAAAAGCTACGCTGGCGATATTTGGCCAGCATTATCAGCATATGCATTTTATCGACACACTGCCGGCGGTAAATCTCTGGATGAAATTGGGCGGGGTGTGTTCCAGGGCGCTGGGACTTAAACAGATTGGTCGACCACTGGTTACGTACGGAGTCAAAAAGGCGATATACGATTTGCAAAAGATAGTTGACGTGGTTAAGGAGGAGAGGATTTGA
- a CDS encoding DUF3189 family protein: protein MIYIYHCYRGAHMSVVAAAIHLEKLPDNPGADDILRLDYFDCLQRVDFGVPVFAGRDNADNKVYFVGINGGSLVFSRLLDSIIGELGIDLHYKLVDCLRAIGPWTRIGGYLSNYPRSRDFGRRLAAREIARNYHKLRDMVLQARAEQV from the coding sequence TTGATTTATATTTACCATTGTTATCGGGGGGCGCATATGTCGGTAGTTGCAGCAGCCATACATTTGGAGAAACTGCCGGACAACCCTGGAGCTGATGATATTTTGCGCTTAGATTATTTCGATTGTCTGCAGAGAGTAGATTTTGGAGTTCCTGTATTTGCCGGACGCGATAATGCAGACAATAAAGTATATTTTGTTGGCATTAACGGCGGCAGCTTGGTCTTTTCCCGGCTGCTGGACAGCATAATCGGCGAGTTGGGGATTGATCTCCACTACAAACTGGTTGACTGTCTGCGGGCAATCGGTCCCTGGACGCGAATCGGCGGCTATTTGTCTAACTATCCACGGAGCCGTGATTTTGGGAGGCGACTTGCGGCCCGGGAAATTGCACGCAATTACCACAAACTGCGGGATATGGTTTTACAAGCGCGGGCTGAACAAGTATAA